A section of the Humulus lupulus chromosome 2, drHumLupu1.1, whole genome shotgun sequence genome encodes:
- the LOC133818353 gene encoding fasciclin-like arabinogalactan protein 2 has product MPRPKLALLFFPLLLLLLLLATTSHAHNITRILAKDPEFSTFNQYLTRTHLAADINRRLTITVLAVDNAGMSSLLSKGFPLYTIRNVLSLHILVDYFGAKKLHQISKGSTLTSSVFQASGAAPGTSGFVNITNLKGGKVGFGVEDNDGHLNSRFVKSIKEIPYNISVIQISQVLTSAEAEAPTSGPSELNVTSILSKQGCKSFADLLIATGADTTYQSNTESGLTIFCPTDGVIKGFMPKYKNLTAPKKLSLLLYHGIPVYQSLQMLKQNNGVVNTLATDRANKYDFTVQTDGEYLTLETTVVTSKVTGTLIDKEPLAVYKLNKVLMPKELYKSTEAASPKSSSDDSDKDADAPESDSDDQTADDNGAVGINGGTMAVVFLSLCVGYLLV; this is encoded by the exons ATGCCTCGCCCAAAATTAGCCTTATTATTCTTTCCccttctcctcctcctcctcctcttggCAACCACCTCCCACGCCCACAACATCACACGAATCCTCGCCAAAGACCCCGAATTCTCCACCTTCAACCAGTACCTGACCCGTACTCACCTGGCGGCCGATATCAACCGCCGCCTCACCATCACAGTCCTGGCCGTCGACAATGCTGGCATGTCATCTCTCCTCTCCAAGGGCTTTCCCCTCTACACCATTCGCAACGTCCTCTCACTCCACATCCTTGTTGACTACTTTGGTGCCAAGAAGCTCCACCAGATCAGCAAGGGCTCCACCTTGACTTCCAGTGTCTTCCAAGCCAGTGGTGCCGCCCCAGGCACCTCTGGTTTTGTCAACATCACCAACCTCAAAGGTGGTAAGGTCGGCTTTGGTGTTGAGGACAATGATGGTCATCTCAATTCCCGCTTTGTCAAGTCCATCAAGGAGATTCCATACAATATCTCCGTCATTCAAATCAGTCAG GTGTTGACTTCAGCCGAAGCCGAAGCGCCGACTTCAGGACCAAGCGAGTTGAATGTAACGTCTATATTGTCAAAGCAAGGCTGCAAATCTTTCGCCGATTTGTTAATAGccactggagccgacaccacCTACCAGTCCAACACTGAGTCTGGCTTAACGATTTTTTGTCCAACTGACGGCGTTATCAAAGGTTTCATGCCAAAGTACAAAAACTTAACGGCTCCCAAGAAATTATCGTTACTGTTATATCACGGTATCCCCGTTTACCAATCCCTTCAAATGCTTAAACAAAATAACGGAGTCGTTAACACACTGGCTACAGACCGTGCCAATAAATATGATTTCACGGTGCAAACTGACGGCGAGTACTTGACGTTAGAGACCACGGTCGTGACGTCCAAGGTTACTGGGACGTTGATTGACAAGGAGCCGTTAGCCGTTTATAAGCTGAATAAGGTTTTGATGCCTAAGGAGCTGTATAAGTCGACTGAAGCCGCTTCGCCGAAATCCAGTAGCGATGACTCTGACAAAGACGCCGATGCCCCCGAGAGTGATTCGGATGATCAGACGGCTGACGATAACGGTGCCGTTGGAATAAACGGCGGGACCATGGCTGTGGTCTTTTTGAGCTTGTGCGTGGGATATTTGCTTGTGTGA